The following are encoded together in the Cynocephalus volans isolate mCynVol1 chromosome 4, mCynVol1.pri, whole genome shotgun sequence genome:
- the LOC134376222 gene encoding tripartite motif-containing protein 43-like, which produces MNSDILQAFQKELTCLTCLNYLIDPVTIGCGHSFCRPCLFLSWEEAQTPAYCPECREPSQQKDFKTNILLKNLVSVARKATLWQFLSSEEHMCGTHKETKKIFCEEDKNLLCVLCSHSQGHEAHRHCSIEEAAEEHREKLLKQIRSLWEKIQENQRKLGEESSATDQWISYVYVLAEMTAAEYKKMHLVLHQEEKQHLNRLIMEGKWILQQLKKNKAKMVQKKKDLREMFKELMKMCHKPDVDLLQDLGDILTRSESVQLHMPQPVNLELTPQPIPGLINRLNHFRVKIFFNNEMTNHNIRLFDDVKSLSSRCDYQDASLNSDRSNYLAAWGAQSFASGKHYWELDVDDSWDWALGVCKDSWIRKNGTLIESDDIFLLLCVNEGNHYTLLTTSPMLSHYMEKPVGRVGVFLDFESGSVSFLNVARSSLIWKYPTGSFNFPVRPFFHTGHT; this is translated from the exons ATGAATTCAGACATCCTACAAGCCTTCCAGAAAGAGCTCACCTGCCTCACCTGCTTGAACTACCTTATAGACCCAGTCACCATAGGCTGTGGGCACAGCTTTTGCAGACCCTGTCTCTTCCTTTCCTGGGAAGAAGCCCAAACTCCTGCTTACTGCCCAGAGTGCAGGGAACCATCACAGCAGAAAGACTTCAAAACCAATATTCTTCTGAAGAATCTGGTGTCTGTTGCCAGAAAAGCCACTCTCTGGCAATTCCTGAGTTCTGAGGAACACATGTGTGGGACCCACAAGGAGACAAAGAAGATCTTCTGTGAAGAGGACAAGAACCTGCTGTGTGTGCTGTGCTCTCACTCTCAGGGGCACGAGGCTCACAGACACTGTTCCATTGAAGAGGCTGCTGAGGAACACCGG gAGAAGCTCTTAAAGCAAATAAGATCTTTATGGGAAAAGAtccaagaaaaccagagaaagctGGGTGAAGAGAGCAGTGCAACAGATCAGTGGATT AGCTATGTGTATGTACTGGCAGAGATGACTGCCGCTGAGTATAAGAAGATGCATCTTGTTCTTCACCAGGaagaaaaacagcatttaaaCAGACTCATAATGGAAGGCAAATGGATTTTACAGcaactcaagaaaaataaagccaaaatggTTCAAAAGAAGAAAGACCTAAGAGAAATGTTTAAGGAGCTGATGAAAATGTGCCATAAACCCGATGTGGATCTGCTCCAG gattTGGGAGATATATTAACAAG GAGTGAGTCTGTGCAGCTGCATATGCCCCAGCCTGTGAACTTAGAGCTCACTCCTCAACCTATCCCTGGACTAATAAACAGACTCAACCACTTCCGAG tgaaaattttcttcaataatGAAATGACCAATCACAACATCAGGCTGTTTGACGATGTGAAAAGTTTGAGTTCTAGATGTGACTATCAGGATGCCTCTTTGAATTCTGATAGATCAAACTATCTTGCTGCATGGGGAGCCCAGAGCTTCGCCTCTGGGAAACATTACTGGGAGCTGGATGTGGACGATTCCTGGGACTGGGCTCTAGGAGTCTGTAAGGATTCCTGGATAAGGAAGAATGGCACACTGATTGAATCTGAtgacatatttcttcttttatgtgtGAATGAGGGTAATCATTACACTCTCTTGACCACCTCTCCCATGCTTTCTCACTATATGGAGAAACCTGTGGGCAGGGTCGGTGTGTTCCTTGATTTTGAGAGTGGAAGTGTGAGTTTTTTGAATGTTGCCAGAAGTTCCCTCATATGGAAATATCCCACTGGCTCTTTCAATTTCCCTGTGAGGCCTTTCTTTCATACAGGCCACACATGA